The following proteins come from a genomic window of Ilumatobacter coccineus YM16-304:
- a CDS encoding cytochrome c oxidase subunit 3, translating to MEALTAGPAPAPRNQMIVGATLASMATLMLTGGMLGVWALQRRQAIDTDGAWLPSSVTIPEVPANVMLIAFIAVCSFAQWAVWAAKRNDRANTVFALGATAFVAVLIVNAQAYIYSQIELSVTDGAYGSMFFAVTGTFMAMMIAGIAFSLVAAFRLIGGRIGDREILTAHAIFWYALAAVFSAIWFVVYVVK from the coding sequence ATGGAAGCGCTGACCGCCGGTCCCGCACCGGCCCCTCGCAATCAGATGATCGTCGGCGCCACGCTGGCGTCGATGGCGACCTTGATGCTCACCGGCGGCATGCTCGGCGTCTGGGCGCTCCAGCGTCGTCAGGCCATCGACACCGACGGTGCGTGGCTGCCCAGCAGCGTCACCATCCCCGAGGTGCCCGCCAACGTGATGCTCATCGCCTTCATCGCGGTGTGCAGCTTCGCCCAGTGGGCGGTGTGGGCAGCGAAGCGCAACGACCGGGCCAACACGGTGTTCGCTCTCGGCGCCACGGCGTTCGTCGCCGTGCTGATCGTCAACGCTCAGGCCTACATCTACAGCCAGATCGAACTCAGCGTCACCGACGGTGCCTACGGCTCGATGTTCTTCGCCGTCACCGGCACCTTCATGGCGATGATGATCGCCGGCATCGCCTTCTCCCTGGTCGCTGCATTCCGCCTCATCGGCGGTCGCATCGGCGACCGCGAAATCCTGACCGCCCACGCCATCTTCTGGTACGCCCTGGCCGCCGTGTTCTCGGCGATCTGGTTCGTCGTCTACGTCGTTAAGTGA
- a CDS encoding cbb3-type cytochrome c oxidase subunit I, which produces MTTIDSSPDTAASSSTIGRLLAADVDWLTSTDHKKIGRLFIGGGLLGLLATIAVNLLIAIERVDGDNAALDVDAWSQLLSSQRVGLVFGAALPLAAGLAIAVMPLQLGARAIAFPRLVASGFYMWFGGLVLSIVALAGNGGFSGGDADMVDLFLAAHGLMAIGFAAVGGSLVTSVLTTRAPGMTMRRVPFFSWSTMVFGLSLVLVMPVLFGTIIYLFVDHRSGAREAFDGNFGITTWAGWMFTQPTTFLVAIPALGVFAELLPATFKKRTPLRGIVFAGLSLVGVSALAGVTQQLAFDVPWRGSQLYLGGREDVKEKLYDVLPWAMFHGLPILGAGILVLMALFLAKPSKDENGDTIRPNIGAGFVFAFFGYGMILVGMHGSALEPLTDLDLAGTVFNEASLVYVVYGTALGVMGGLVHWAPKLWGRTLDMKLVAPLALLGVAGTVLASLPHYIAGFLDQPSGLGYSDSDLQIWNILVLVGHALVALSVLAFAGLLAKTVLGADDTDEGPGDDPFDGHTIEWATTSPAPTNNFADVPMITSAEPLLDKKQANAKESV; this is translated from the coding sequence ATGACCACCATTGATTCCAGCCCCGACACCGCAGCGTCGTCGTCCACGATCGGGCGGCTCCTCGCTGCCGACGTCGATTGGTTGACCTCCACAGACCACAAGAAGATCGGTCGCTTGTTCATCGGCGGTGGCCTCTTGGGCCTGCTGGCGACGATCGCGGTCAACCTCCTCATCGCGATCGAGCGTGTCGACGGCGACAACGCGGCGCTCGACGTCGATGCCTGGTCGCAGCTGCTCAGCAGCCAACGCGTCGGCCTCGTCTTCGGTGCGGCCCTGCCGCTCGCCGCCGGTCTCGCCATCGCGGTCATGCCGCTGCAGCTCGGAGCGCGAGCCATCGCGTTCCCGCGGCTCGTCGCGTCCGGCTTCTACATGTGGTTCGGCGGCCTGGTGCTCTCGATCGTGGCGCTCGCCGGCAACGGCGGCTTCAGCGGCGGCGACGCCGACATGGTCGACCTGTTCCTCGCAGCACACGGCCTCATGGCGATCGGCTTCGCAGCCGTCGGTGGCTCGCTCGTCACCAGCGTCCTCACCACGCGTGCGCCGGGCATGACCATGCGTCGCGTCCCGTTCTTCTCGTGGTCGACGATGGTCTTCGGCCTCTCGCTCGTCCTCGTCATGCCGGTGCTGTTCGGCACCATCATCTACCTCTTCGTCGATCACCGCAGCGGTGCTCGTGAAGCCTTCGACGGCAACTTCGGCATCACCACCTGGGCCGGCTGGATGTTCACGCAGCCGACCACGTTCCTCGTCGCCATCCCGGCGCTCGGTGTGTTCGCCGAGCTGCTGCCCGCCACGTTCAAGAAGCGCACGCCGCTGCGTGGCATCGTGTTCGCCGGGCTCTCGCTCGTCGGTGTGTCGGCGCTCGCCGGTGTCACCCAGCAGCTCGCCTTCGACGTTCCGTGGCGCGGCTCGCAGCTGTACCTCGGCGGTCGCGAAGACGTCAAGGAGAAGCTGTACGACGTCCTTCCGTGGGCGATGTTCCACGGTCTGCCGATCCTCGGCGCCGGCATCCTCGTCCTCATGGCGCTGTTCCTCGCCAAGCCGTCGAAGGACGAGAACGGCGACACCATCCGCCCGAACATCGGCGCCGGCTTCGTCTTCGCCTTCTTCGGCTACGGGATGATCCTCGTCGGCATGCACGGCTCGGCGCTCGAGCCGCTCACCGACCTCGATCTGGCCGGCACGGTGTTCAACGAAGCGTCGCTCGTCTACGTCGTCTACGGCACCGCCCTCGGCGTCATGGGTGGCCTCGTCCACTGGGCACCGAAGCTCTGGGGCCGCACGCTCGACATGAAGCTGGTCGCCCCGCTCGCACTGCTCGGCGTCGCCGGCACGGTGCTCGCGAGCCTCCCGCACTACATCGCCGGTTTCCTCGACCAGCCGAGCGGCCTCGGCTACTCCGACAGCGATCTGCAGATCTGGAACATCCTCGTGCTCGTCGGCCACGCGCTCGTCGCTCTCTCGGTGTTGGCCTTCGCCGGCCTCCTCGCCAAGACGGTGCTCGGCGCTGACGACACCGACGAGGGTCCGGGCGACGATCCGTTCGACGGACACACGATCGAGTGGGCGACCACGTCGCCGGCCCCGACCAACAACTTCGCCGACGTTCCGATGATCACCTCGGCCGAGCCGCTGCTCGACAAGAAGCAGGCCAACGCAAAGGAGAGCGTGTGA
- a CDS encoding heme o synthase produces MSVGSRPLVPSRLAPGGVAAHAPRRTPTTVFGAYIALTKPRIIELLLITTIPTMVLAQQGWPPARLVIITLIGGTLAAGGANAVNMYVDRDIDALMERTQGRPLVTGIIEPRNALIFAVALQIAAFAVLWAGANLLSAVLAFSAAAFYVGIYTLWLKRTSKQNIVIGGAAGAVPVLVGWAAVQDSLGWEPVVLFVAMFLWTPPHFWALAVKYADDYNAADVPMLPAVAPMADVVKQMVVYTVLLVVSTLVLWPVASLGLIYGIAALVLGAVFIWGSVALGKNPTAAASMRLFGYSITYVTLLFGAMTIDVFVEHGIS; encoded by the coding sequence ATGTCTGTCGGCTCTCGCCCTCTCGTCCCGTCGCGTCTCGCACCGGGCGGCGTTGCGGCCCACGCGCCGCGGCGGACTCCGACCACGGTGTTCGGTGCCTACATCGCGCTGACGAAGCCGCGGATCATCGAGCTCCTGCTCATCACCACGATTCCGACGATGGTGTTGGCGCAGCAGGGTTGGCCGCCCGCTCGGCTCGTGATCATCACGCTGATCGGCGGCACGCTCGCTGCCGGCGGAGCGAACGCGGTCAACATGTACGTCGACCGAGACATCGACGCGCTGATGGAGCGCACTCAGGGGCGCCCGCTCGTCACCGGCATCATCGAGCCGCGCAACGCGCTGATCTTCGCCGTCGCGCTCCAGATCGCCGCCTTCGCCGTGCTGTGGGCCGGAGCGAACCTGCTCTCGGCAGTGCTGGCGTTCTCGGCCGCAGCCTTCTACGTCGGGATCTACACGCTCTGGCTCAAGCGCACCAGCAAGCAGAACATCGTCATCGGTGGCGCGGCCGGTGCCGTGCCGGTGCTGGTCGGATGGGCCGCCGTGCAGGATTCGCTCGGGTGGGAGCCCGTGGTGTTGTTCGTCGCCATGTTCCTCTGGACGCCGCCGCACTTCTGGGCGCTCGCCGTCAAGTACGCCGACGACTACAACGCCGCCGACGTGCCGATGTTGCCGGCCGTGGCGCCGATGGCCGACGTGGTGAAGCAGATGGTGGTGTACACGGTGCTGCTCGTCGTGAGCACGCTCGTGCTCTGGCCGGTCGCGAGCCTCGGGCTCATCTACGGGATCGCGGCGCTCGTGCTCGGCGCCGTGTTCATCTGGGGCTCCGTCGCGCTCGGCAAGAACCCGACGGCGGCAGCCAGCATGCGCCTGTTCGGGTACAGCATCACGTACGTGACCTTGCTGTTCGGTGCCATGACGATCGACGTCTTCGTCGAGCACGGCATCTCCTGA
- a CDS encoding LysM peptidoglycan-binding domain-containing protein gives MTSPSPSFARVAIGPLLLAGVLGVAAVGCGTTDEASRETLPPLVTTTSSTVPVVTDPNEGKVEFYEIKPGEGLGQIALAFEVPLQSIIDLNNIENPDNVPAGLIIQIPTDVVLITELPEVTTTLPE, from the coding sequence ATGACATCACCGTCCCCGAGCTTCGCACGCGTCGCCATCGGCCCTCTGCTGCTCGCCGGTGTGCTGGGTGTCGCCGCTGTCGGTTGCGGCACGACCGACGAAGCGTCGCGCGAGACGTTGCCGCCACTGGTCACCACCACCTCGTCCACCGTCCCGGTCGTCACCGACCCGAACGAGGGCAAGGTCGAGTTCTACGAGATCAAGCCGGGAGAGGGACTTGGTCAGATCGCGTTGGCGTTCGAGGTGCCGTTGCAGTCGATCATCGATCTGAACAACATCGAGAATCCCGACAACGTCCCGGCCGGCCTGATCATCCAGATCCCGACCGACGTCGTCCTCATCACCGAACTCCCCGAAGTCACCACCACCCTCCCCGAATAG
- a CDS encoding alpha/beta fold hydrolase, giving the protein MTTETPADSIELDEHGESPFPEARRPDRQWQLDANGLSIAVHEWGDPEAPPLMMMHGGFDFARTFDVFAPKLAAGGWRVVCWDQRGHGSSEHAEMYSWDGDMRDTLALFDHVAPGRAIPVIGHSKGGALMTQLADAQPHRFRCLVNMDGIPYKRNIPDVAEHERTTMLANDLAGWLDHRRKTATNSRRPGTLDELAKRRGKMNPRLPHEWLRRLVTTGGYLSDDGWRWRIDPSMRFGGFGPWRPEWTLMRLPGLPMPFLGILGAQMEEMGWGTPPPKVMPYMPMDGRCEILDDVGHFVHIEQPDRVSEMVLDFIGAPS; this is encoded by the coding sequence GTGACGACCGAAACACCAGCCGACTCGATCGAGCTCGACGAGCACGGCGAATCACCGTTCCCCGAGGCTCGTCGGCCCGACCGGCAATGGCAACTCGACGCCAACGGTCTGAGCATCGCCGTGCACGAATGGGGCGACCCCGAGGCCCCGCCGCTGATGATGATGCACGGCGGCTTCGACTTCGCCCGCACCTTCGACGTGTTCGCACCCAAACTCGCCGCCGGCGGCTGGCGCGTCGTGTGCTGGGACCAGCGCGGGCACGGCAGCAGCGAACACGCCGAGATGTACTCGTGGGACGGCGACATGCGCGACACGCTGGCGCTCTTCGACCACGTTGCACCCGGCCGGGCCATCCCCGTCATCGGGCACTCCAAGGGCGGTGCGCTCATGACGCAGCTCGCCGATGCGCAGCCGCACCGCTTCCGCTGTCTCGTCAACATGGACGGCATCCCGTACAAGCGCAACATCCCCGACGTCGCTGAACACGAGCGCACCACCATGCTCGCCAACGACCTTGCCGGATGGCTCGACCACCGCCGCAAGACCGCCACGAATTCACGACGGCCCGGCACCCTCGACGAACTCGCGAAACGACGCGGCAAGATGAACCCGCGACTCCCCCACGAGTGGCTCCGGCGGCTCGTCACCACCGGCGGGTACCTGTCCGACGACGGCTGGCGATGGCGAATCGACCCGTCGATGCGCTTCGGCGGATTCGGACCCTGGCGACCCGAATGGACGCTGATGCGCCTGCCCGGGCTCCCGATGCCCTTCCTCGGCATCCTCGGCGCACAGATGGAGGAGATGGGCTGGGGCACGCCACCACCCAAGGTGATGCCGTACATGCCGATGGACGGTCGCTGCGAGATCCTCGACGACGTCGGACACTTCGTCCACATCGAGCAACCCGACCGGGTCAGCGAGATGGTCCTCGACTTCATCGGAGCACCGTCGTGA
- a CDS encoding alpha/beta hydrolase, giving the protein MNEIAWLRHNKIDLALHLLRVVDDPDTHPLLLLHGLGDSSPTEVPHWAEAWPGTVAALDFTGHGQSTVPRSGGYSPEVLMADADHALAHLTDGDPERKITVLGRGLGAYIALQLAGARATQVRGAILTDGPGLAGGPTGPSSQSFFALPTNGIAPDPYALVELGRDLRPGDYAMSFVRLANQGSGLSAPITVSSIFRPKWLAAVSDQPGVVESTIAEALALYA; this is encoded by the coding sequence GTGAACGAGATCGCCTGGCTGCGCCACAACAAGATCGACCTCGCCCTCCACCTGCTGCGCGTCGTCGACGATCCCGACACGCACCCGCTGCTGCTCCTCCACGGCCTCGGCGACTCGTCGCCGACCGAGGTGCCGCACTGGGCCGAGGCGTGGCCCGGCACGGTCGCCGCGCTCGACTTCACCGGACACGGCCAGTCGACCGTCCCGCGTAGCGGCGGCTACTCCCCCGAAGTGCTGATGGCCGACGCCGACCATGCGCTCGCCCACCTCACCGACGGAGATCCGGAGCGCAAGATCACCGTGCTCGGACGAGGACTCGGCGCCTACATCGCGCTGCAACTCGCCGGAGCGCGTGCCACGCAGGTGCGCGGCGCGATCCTCACCGACGGACCTGGCCTCGCCGGCGGACCGACCGGCCCGAGCTCGCAGAGCTTCTTCGCGCTGCCGACCAACGGCATCGCTCCCGACCCGTACGCGCTGGTCGAACTCGGTCGCGACCTGCGCCCCGGCGACTACGCCATGTCGTTCGTGCGGCTCGCCAACCAGGGCTCCGGACTGTCGGCACCGATCACGGTGTCGAGCATCTTCCGTCCCAAGTGGTTGGCGGCGGTCAGCGACCAGCCAGGTGTCGTCGAGTCGACGATCGCCGAAGCGCTCGCGCTGTACGCCTGA